A genomic segment from Lutibacter sp. A80 encodes:
- the alr gene encoding alanine racemase: MENNHVSVLEIDLNAIDFNLEFFKSKLKPSTKTLIVVKAFGYGSSAIEIAKFLAPKAAYFAVAYLDEGIALRNAGIKTPILVLHPQKVNIEKIIRFNLEPNIYSTNILNAFIDTASTLNLKNYPIHIKFNTGLNRLGFTKKDISKIATIINNQTAVKVASVFSHIAASEDLNERAFTLQQITTFNTLAAELTSKLPNIPFKHMLNTSGIINYAKEAQFDMVRLGIGLFGFGNEDKYTKQLKNVLTLKSVISQIHTIEKGETIGYNRAFKADSTIKTATIPIGHADGISRQLHNGKGFVYINNTKAPILGNVCMDMIMVDVTTIDCLEGDEVIVYKDQFHIETLAEKIHTIPYEILTAISQRIRRVLKKC, translated from the coding sequence ATGGAAAATAACCACGTTTCTGTGCTTGAAATAGATTTAAATGCTATTGATTTTAATCTAGAATTTTTCAAATCTAAACTTAAACCATCTACCAAAACACTTATTGTAGTTAAAGCTTTTGGTTACGGATCAAGCGCTATTGAAATTGCAAAATTTTTAGCACCAAAAGCAGCTTATTTTGCTGTTGCTTACCTTGATGAAGGTATTGCACTACGCAACGCAGGCATTAAAACACCTATTTTAGTACTACACCCTCAAAAAGTAAATATTGAAAAAATAATTCGCTTTAATTTAGAGCCTAATATTTATAGCACCAATATTTTAAATGCTTTTATAGACACTGCATCTACTTTAAATCTTAAAAATTACCCTATTCATATAAAATTTAATACTGGTTTAAACAGATTGGGTTTTACTAAAAAAGATATTTCTAAAATTGCAACCATAATAAATAACCAAACTGCTGTAAAAGTAGCTTCTGTTTTTTCTCATATAGCTGCAAGTGAAGATTTAAATGAGCGTGCATTTACCTTACAACAAATTACTACTTTTAATACACTAGCTGCAGAACTTACCAGTAAATTACCAAATATACCTTTTAAACATATGCTAAATACCTCAGGTATTATAAATTATGCTAAGGAAGCGCAATTTGATATGGTACGTCTAGGAATTGGTTTATTTGGTTTTGGAAATGAAGACAAATACACCAAACAATTAAAAAATGTATTGACTTTAAAATCTGTAATCTCTCAAATTCATACTATTGAAAAAGGAGAAACCATAGGTTACAACCGTGCTTTTAAAGCCGATTCAACTATAAAAACAGCAACAATACCAATTGGACATGCTGATGGAATTTCTAGACAATTACATAATGGAAAAGGATTTGTTTATATTAACAACACAAAAGCTCCTATTCTTGGAAATGTTTGTATGGACATGATAATGGTTGATGTTACAACTATAGATTGCCTTGAAGGAGATGAAGTTATAGTTTATAAAGACCAATTCCATATTGAAACATTAGCCGAAAAAATACACACAATTCCGTATGAAATTCTAACCGCAATTTCACAAAGAATAAGACGCGTGTTAAAAAAGTGTTAA
- a CDS encoding thymidine kinase, giving the protein MFLENTVNHTEQFGWIEVICGSMFSGKTEELIRRLKRAQFAKQKVEIFKPEIDTRYDEEKVVSHDSNEIRSTPVPSSGNIRLLATDVDVVGIDEAQFFDDEIVAVCNDLANRGIRVIVAGLDMDFKGNPFGPMPALMATAEYVTKVHAVCTRTGNLAHYSHRTATSDALVLLGETQEYEPLSRAAYYKVIQEEKKKKAEQLKNGK; this is encoded by the coding sequence ATGTTTCTTGAAAATACAGTAAATCATACCGAACAATTTGGCTGGATAGAAGTTATTTGTGGCTCTATGTTTTCTGGTAAAACAGAAGAACTAATACGAAGACTAAAACGCGCCCAGTTTGCAAAGCAAAAAGTAGAGATTTTTAAACCCGAAATAGACACAAGATACGACGAAGAAAAAGTGGTATCTCATGATTCTAATGAAATACGTTCAACACCAGTACCATCTTCTGGAAATATTAGACTTTTAGCCACAGATGTTGATGTTGTTGGTATTGATGAAGCTCAGTTTTTTGATGATGAAATTGTTGCTGTTTGTAACGATTTAGCAAACCGAGGAATTCGTGTAATTGTTGCAGGACTAGATATGGATTTTAAAGGAAATCCGTTTGGACCGATGCCTGCCCTAATGGCAACAGCAGAATATGTAACCAAAGTACATGCCGTTTGCACACGTACAGGAAATTTAGCACATTATAGCCATAGAACTGCTACTAGTGATGCTTTAGTGCTATTAGGTGAAACTCAAGAATATGAACCCTTAAGCAGGGCAGCATATTACAAAGTTATACAAGAGGAAAAAAAGAAAAAAGCAGAACAACTTAAAAATGGAAAATAA